One genomic window of Halanaerobium saccharolyticum subsp. saccharolyticum DSM 6643 includes the following:
- a CDS encoding efflux RND transporter permease subunit — protein sequence MRKILKHNKLIVIIISLITLFFLFQLPKIEINNDIQVFLPDDHPAKVSNNQLDDIFGESDSIVTAVKFKKDDIFSPSNLEILSKLSSELEDIPNIDEVTSLTNVDYIEGSSEGMIVEELVEELPTKAKESRQIKNKILSWDFYEENLYSDDFKSTQVLISLNDGLTNQEKENTYYQIKEVTNDYKNNNTEIYIAGATAVNVLMGHSMLEDVKYLIPFIIGVLILILYLFFKRSLAVVLILMTVLVSSIWAIGLMAFLGINLTLVSTVIPVLLIAVGSAYGIHILSHYYDYINEYQGEISVSEQKALVVKTVDKMGKAVFLAALTTVAGFGSLASSDIVPIKSFGVFTAIGIAAAFIVALFLIPSLLIMIADFKDNFEAKNTETPEFKSLLEKMHNFYSKRRISIIIIAVLILSGSFLGFEDIIVDTPLIEMFKEDTEIRQADDFINDNFAGTNIMRVMVEGEEMGDLNHPDILTEMDGLQKHLVSHFDEVGKTSSITDYIKRMNQVMNYPEEEIADASSNSKENSEKITDNSEVGSSFYEEDNQESVDDNSSSFYKEDEETEAKSSSVYNETNNDSEADSSSFYQSENKKESGSQSERELLEGPDKEKNISEYQFIQLLNAALTRAEKKNINAGELVKLLEEEMNYQAAAYYEIPADLDKYGAESKQNLQNLVSQYLLLYSGSVDDLINDQLEPDKAQMLIQLNNPSNLVAKKVRKEIKDYSNNFPENYNLTVTGNATMALEANNLIVNSQTKSIMISFIIVFLIVAISFRSVIAGLYGIIPLAFSLIINFGLMGHLGIRLDVGTAMVASIAIGIGVDYTIHFLHSYHAERIKEDNLHLVTQRTLTTTGKAIIFNAISVAAGFLVLLFSNFYPLIYLGFLIAVTMFTSSIASLTILPVLLNIFKPKFISKEY from the coding sequence ATGAGAAAAATATTAAAACATAATAAATTAATAGTAATTATAATATCATTAATAACCTTATTTTTTCTTTTTCAACTACCTAAAATAGAAATTAATAATGATATTCAAGTTTTTTTACCAGATGATCATCCAGCTAAAGTAAGTAACAATCAATTAGATGATATATTTGGAGAAAGTGACAGCATAGTTACAGCGGTTAAATTTAAAAAAGATGATATATTTAGTCCTTCTAATTTAGAAATATTATCTAAACTAAGTTCTGAATTAGAAGATATCCCCAATATCGATGAGGTCACTTCATTAACAAATGTCGACTATATTGAAGGTAGTTCTGAAGGTATGATAGTAGAGGAACTTGTTGAAGAATTACCTACAAAGGCTAAAGAAAGTAGACAAATAAAGAATAAAATATTAAGCTGGGATTTTTATGAAGAAAATTTATATTCAGATGATTTTAAATCAACTCAGGTCTTAATAAGTCTAAATGACGGATTAACTAATCAAGAAAAGGAAAATACTTATTATCAAATTAAAGAAGTAACTAATGATTATAAAAATAATAATACAGAAATATATATAGCCGGAGCAACTGCTGTTAATGTTTTAATGGGACACAGCATGCTTGAAGATGTTAAGTATTTAATTCCTTTTATCATCGGAGTTTTGATTTTAATACTGTATCTATTTTTCAAAAGAAGTTTAGCAGTTGTATTAATTTTGATGACTGTTCTAGTTAGCAGCATTTGGGCTATTGGTTTAATGGCATTTCTAGGTATCAATTTAACTTTGGTTTCAACAGTAATTCCGGTATTATTAATTGCAGTTGGGAGCGCGTATGGTATTCATATTTTAAGCCATTATTATGATTATATTAATGAATATCAGGGTGAAATTTCAGTATCCGAACAGAAGGCATTAGTTGTAAAAACAGTAGATAAAATGGGCAAAGCTGTATTTCTAGCAGCTTTAACAACAGTAGCAGGTTTTGGTTCACTAGCATCTAGTGATATTGTACCAATTAAAAGTTTCGGTGTCTTTACAGCTATTGGAATAGCAGCAGCTTTTATAGTTGCTCTATTTTTGATTCCTTCTTTATTGATTATGATTGCTGATTTTAAAGATAATTTTGAAGCTAAAAATACTGAAACTCCAGAATTTAAATCACTCTTGGAAAAAATGCATAATTTTTATTCTAAAAGAAGAATAAGCATTATTATTATTGCTGTTTTAATTTTAAGTGGTTCATTTTTGGGATTTGAAGATATAATTGTAGATACTCCCTTAATTGAAATGTTTAAAGAAGATACAGAAATCAGGCAGGCAGATGATTTTATCAATGATAATTTTGCCGGGACTAACATAATGAGAGTTATGGTAGAAGGCGAAGAAATGGGAGATTTAAATCACCCGGATATTTTAACCGAAATGGATGGTCTGCAGAAACATTTAGTTTCTCATTTTGATGAAGTTGGTAAAACTTCGTCAATAACAGATTATATTAAACGGATGAATCAGGTAATGAATTATCCCGAGGAAGAAATTGCTGATGCTTCTTCTAATAGTAAAGAAAATAGTGAAAAAATTACTGATAATTCAGAGGTAGGTTCTAGTTTTTATGAAGAAGATAATCAAGAAAGTGTTGATGATAATAGTTCCAGTTTTTATAAAGAAGATGAAGAAACAGAAGCAAAGAGTTCAAGTGTTTATAATGAAACTAATAATGATTCGGAAGCTGATAGTTCAAGTTTTTATCAAAGTGAAAACAAAAAAGAAAGTGGTTCTCAGTCTGAAAGAGAACTATTAGAAGGTCCTGATAAAGAAAAAAATATTTCCGAGTATCAATTTATTCAACTCTTAAATGCTGCTTTAACAAGAGCAGAAAAGAAAAATATTAATGCAGGAGAATTAGTAAAGTTATTAGAAGAAGAAATGAATTATCAGGCAGCTGCTTATTATGAAATTCCAGCTGATTTAGACAAATATGGGGCTGAATCTAAACAGAATTTACAAAATTTAGTTTCGCAATATCTATTATTATATTCTGGTAGTGTTGATGACTTAATTAATGATCAGTTAGAACCAGATAAAGCACAGATGTTAATTCAGTTAAATAACCCGAGTAACTTAGTTGCCAAAAAAGTAAGAAAAGAAATCAAAGACTATAGTAATAATTTCCCAGAAAATTACAACCTTACTGTTACCGGTAATGCGACTATGGCCTTAGAAGCCAATAATTTAATAGTTAACAGTCAAACAAAAAGTATAATGATTTCATTTATTATAGTCTTTTTGATAGTGGCTATTTCCTTTAGATCAGTTATTGCAGGTTTATATGGTATTATTCCACTTGCATTTTCTTTGATTATAAACTTTGGTTTAATGGGGCATTTAGGAATCAGACTGGATGTAGGGACCGCAATGGTTGCTTCTATCGCTATAGGTATTGGAGTGGATTATACAATTCATTTTCTGCATTCCTACCATGCTGAAAGAATAAAAGAGGATAATCTTCACTTAGTAACTCAAAGAACTTTAACTACTACAGGTAAAGCTATAATTTTTAATGCTATTTCTGTAGCAGCAGGATTTTTGGTACTGTTATTTTCCAATTTCTATCCCTTGATCTATTTAGGGTTTTTGATTGCGGTGACAATGTTTACATCTTCGATAGCGTCTTTAACAATTTTGCCTGTACTATTAAATATATTTAAACCAAAGTTCATTAGTAAAGAATATTAG
- a CDS encoding MarR family winged helix-turn-helix transcriptional regulator, with translation MRIDAPIGKWIAKLYKDHDQFVDNLLADYNLNHSEANLLVYLYKDGDGISQNKLKDSLAVDKATISRGIYSLIEKNYLKKKRSPNDGRVNLIYLTEKAQAVKEEINDIYQQWFQIFIKEIGEKEAERVINNLEKMYQIVQKKE, from the coding sequence ATGAGAATAGATGCTCCAATTGGGAAATGGATAGCAAAATTGTATAAAGATCATGATCAATTTGTTGATAATTTATTGGCAGATTATAATTTGAATCACAGTGAAGCAAATTTGCTTGTTTATTTATATAAGGATGGAGATGGTATCAGTCAAAATAAACTTAAAGACAGTTTAGCAGTAGACAAAGCAACTATATCTAGAGGTATTTATTCTTTAATTGAAAAAAATTATTTAAAGAAAAAAAGATCTCCTAATGATGGACGAGTCAATTTAATTTATCTAACAGAAAAAGCTCAAGCTGTTAAAGAAGAAATAAATGATATTTATCAGCAGTGGTTTCAAATATTTATTAAGGAAATTGGGGAAAAGGAAGCGGAAAGAGTAATTAATAATTTAGAGAAAATGTATCAAATTGTACAAAAAAAAGAATAG
- a CDS encoding tryptophan transporter — protein MRTKDLAQAALLVAIGFILHAFFPPIVMGMKPDFALAMMFILLIIKQDFKLGFLVAVSTGIFTALTTGFPGGQVANMVDKLVTFIIVYPLIPIIIKLPSRKLSTGIITAFGTMLSGGIFLGTAALLVGLPGPFTVLFSTVVIPAAVVNTFTAVIVFSVVDFAMDVEVEGAENKAL, from the coding sequence ATGAGAACAAAAGATTTAGCACAGGCGGCTTTGTTGGTAGCGATAGGATTTATTTTACATGCATTTTTTCCTCCAATTGTTATGGGTATGAAACCTGATTTTGCTTTAGCGATGATGTTCATTTTATTGATCATCAAACAGGATTTTAAATTAGGTTTTTTAGTTGCAGTATCTACTGGGATTTTTACTGCATTAACTACCGGTTTCCCTGGAGGACAGGTGGCAAACATGGTGGATAAATTAGTGACTTTTATAATAGTTTATCCTTTAATCCCAATTATAATTAAACTGCCATCACGCAAATTATCTACAGGTATTATAACAGCTTTTGGTACAATGTTAAGTGGAGGTATTTTCCTAGGTACAGCTGCTTTATTAGTTGGCTTACCTGGTCCATTTACTGTTTTATTTTCTACAGTTGTAATACCAGCAGCAGTTGTTAACACATTTACTGCAGTTATAGTTTTTAGTGTAGTTGATTTTGCAATGGATGTAGAAGTAGAAGGTGCTGAAAATAAAGCGCTATAG
- a CDS encoding tryptophan transporter, protein MRTKDLAQAALLVAIAMILRSLTPPIFLGMKPDLTLTMMFIILIVKRDFKLGFLVALATAIFTALTTTFPGGQIANIVDKLLTFLIVYNLIPLFSKFLQKRVLAGVTTIVGTIISGSIFLTIASMLVGLPAPFTALFIGVVLPAAVVNTIAAAVLFTVVDFAIDVEYNQVESEVL, encoded by the coding sequence ATGAGAACAAAAGATTTAGCACAGGCGGCTTTGTTGGTAGCGATTGCGATGATTTTGAGGTCTTTAACACCACCAATATTTTTGGGTATGAAACCTGATTTAACATTGACAATGATGTTTATCATATTAATTGTTAAGAGGGATTTTAAATTAGGGTTTCTGGTAGCTTTAGCTACAGCAATATTTACTGCTTTAACTACTACCTTTCCTGGTGGTCAGATAGCAAACATAGTTGATAAACTGCTCACATTTTTAATTGTTTATAATTTAATTCCGCTTTTTAGTAAGTTTTTGCAGAAGCGAGTTTTAGCAGGTGTAACTACAATAGTTGGAACAATTATTAGTGGAAGTATATTCTTAACTATAGCCTCAATGCTGGTAGGTTTACCCGCACCTTTTACTGCTTTATTTATAGGTGTTGTTTTACCGGCAGCAGTTGTAAATACAATAGCTGCAGCTGTATTATTTACTGTTGTTGATTTTGCCATCGATGTGGAATATAATCAGGTGGAAAGTGAAGTATTATAA
- a CDS encoding glutaminyl-peptide cyclotransferase: MRSKISLILIIYLIIFTVSIYALNFEDINNLEYEISAEYNHDAEAFTQGLEIYNNHLYEGTGLYGRSSLRKIDIESAKVLKKINLDKKYFGEGITILNNKIYQLTWKEHTAFVYDLNFNLLNKFEYDGEGWGLTNDGQYLIMSNGSQFIFFRDPKTFKIIKKIKVNINDNIVQDINELEYLDGFIYANIWQKDYIIKIDAETGSIKAYLDFSNLLDQKHEDQADVLNGIAYDFQNKSFLITGKLWPKIYRVTIKNDLN, encoded by the coding sequence ATGAGATCTAAAATTAGTTTAATCCTGATTATATATTTAATAATATTTACTGTTTCAATTTATGCTCTTAACTTTGAAGATATCAACAATTTAGAATATGAAATTTCAGCTGAATATAATCATGATGCAGAAGCTTTTACTCAAGGTTTAGAGATTTATAATAATCATTTATATGAAGGAACTGGTCTTTATGGGAGATCTTCATTGAGAAAAATTGATATAGAAAGTGCTAAAGTTTTAAAAAAGATAAATTTAGATAAAAAATATTTTGGAGAGGGAATTACTATTTTAAATAATAAAATCTATCAATTAACCTGGAAAGAGCATACTGCTTTTGTATATGACCTTAATTTTAACTTACTAAATAAATTTGAGTATGACGGTGAAGGTTGGGGTTTAACTAACGATGGCCAGTATTTAATTATGAGTAATGGAAGTCAATTTATTTTTTTTAGAGATCCTAAAACATTCAAAATTATTAAAAAAATTAAAGTAAATATTAATGATAATATAGTACAAGACATCAATGAATTAGAATATTTAGATGGTTTTATTTACGCTAACATCTGGCAAAAAGATTATATTATTAAAATCGATGCTGAAACTGGATCTATTAAAGCATATTTAGATTTTAGTAATCTTTTAGATCAAAAGCATGAAGATCAAGCAGATGTATTAAATGGAATTGCTTATGATTTTCAAAATAAAAGTTTTTTAATAACAGGAAAATTGTGGCCTAAAATATATAGAGTTACAATAAAAAATGATTTAAATTAA
- a CDS encoding sugar ABC transporter permease, which produces MKKFIKNNGTFIALIVLVIILSFLSPSFLSSRNLTNLVRQVTINGIIAVGMTMVILLAGIDLSVGSTVGLSAVTVTLLMQAGFGMWLAILITLIGIGGVIGFFNGFMSAKFDIHPFIITLGVMTIARGLSLVLTQGVSVPVTNMTFASIGSGYIAKLPSLIILVVALVLGVMAVFKTSVEMKSGEKVRNKAKLTGGLILTVAGFLAGFFIFIGYQGIPIPVAIFAVIVMIGIYTLSKTRFGRKLYAIGGNEKVAWLSGINILKSKTMVFVITGVLSAASGILLASRLNGASPNLGTGFELDAIASVIIGGTSFMGGVGTISGTVIGAIIIGVINNGMSLLGINTFYQMIVKGFIIILAVMIDVLNRRETA; this is translated from the coding sequence TTGAAGAAATTTATCAAAAATAATGGTACATTTATAGCATTAATTGTTTTAGTTATTATTTTGAGTTTTTTATCACCTTCATTTTTGAGTTCAAGAAACCTGACTAATCTGGTGCGTCAGGTTACAATCAATGGAATTATTGCGGTTGGGATGACAATGGTAATCTTGCTGGCAGGTATTGACCTTTCAGTTGGATCAACAGTTGGATTATCTGCAGTAACCGTAACTCTCTTGATGCAGGCGGGCTTTGGGATGTGGCTTGCAATTTTAATTACCTTAATTGGGATTGGTGGAGTTATCGGATTTTTTAATGGATTTATGAGTGCAAAATTTGATATTCACCCCTTTATTATTACCTTAGGTGTTATGACAATAGCTCGAGGTCTAAGTTTAGTTTTGACTCAAGGAGTTTCAGTGCCGGTAACAAACATGACCTTTGCCAGCATTGGTAGTGGTTATATTGCCAAACTACCTTCGTTAATTATACTTGTTGTCGCTCTAGTTTTAGGTGTTATGGCAGTTTTTAAAACTAGCGTTGAAATGAAAAGTGGCGAAAAAGTAAGAAATAAAGCAAAGTTAACAGGTGGTTTAATTCTTACAGTGGCAGGCTTTTTAGCAGGATTCTTTATTTTCATTGGTTATCAAGGGATTCCAATTCCTGTAGCTATTTTTGCAGTAATTGTAATGATTGGAATCTATACTTTAAGTAAAACTCGATTTGGTCGTAAATTATATGCTATTGGTGGAAATGAAAAAGTAGCCTGGCTTTCTGGTATCAATATTTTAAAATCTAAAACAATGGTATTTGTTATAACGGGTGTATTAAGTGCTGCTTCTGGTATTTTACTTGCTTCTCGTTTAAATGGTGCCTCTCCAAACTTAGGTACTGGTTTTGAATTAGATGCAATTGCTTCAGTAATTATTGGTGGTACAAGTTTTATGGGTGGAGTTGGTACAATTTCTGGGACAGTAATTGGTGCGATTATTATTGGTGTTATTAATAATGGTATGAGTCTTTTGGGAATTAATACTTTTTATCAGATGATAGTTAAAGGATTTATTATAATTCTAGCAGTTATGATTGATGTTTTAAATAGAAGAGAAACAGCTTAA
- a CDS encoding sugar ABC transporter ATP-binding protein codes for MAEEILEMKNIIKDFPGVRALDNVNFCLDKGEILALVGENGAGKSTLMKVLSGVWPYPTYEGDIYLDDQLVRFDNTREAEEAGIGIIHQELNLLPDLSVAENIFLDRHPLNKFGGIKWEELYHNAEKVLARLNMNIDPRTELGDLTVGKQQMVEIAKALSLDTRILVFDEPTSALTESEIKELFIVINELRDSGVSIIYISHKMEEIEEIADSVVVLRDGATIGDKININQVTLDEIINRMVGRDINDLFPRHEFKQGDKTLEVKNISVPDPFNPKKMLVDDVSFSAYKGQILGISGLMGAGRTELVNAIFGVYGKKSEGEIYLNGKKLNINAPADAIENGIALVTEDRKELGLLLDKNLVMNMTLPSIKSFSSKLAMDNHAERAVAEKYVDELNIKTPSLDVFVEKLSGGNQQKVVIGKWLITDSDVLILDEPTRGIDVGAKTEVYRLMNQLVEQGVTVIMISSELPEIMGMSDRIVVMSEGKKTAELERAEADQETIMKYATGNKGVE; via the coding sequence ATGGCTGAAGAAATTCTGGAAATGAAAAATATTATTAAAGACTTTCCTGGTGTAAGAGCTTTGGATAATGTAAACTTTTGTCTGGATAAAGGAGAAATTTTAGCCCTGGTTGGGGAAAATGGTGCAGGTAAATCAACATTAATGAAAGTTTTAAGTGGTGTTTGGCCATATCCCACCTATGAGGGAGATATTTATCTTGATGATCAACTTGTTCGGTTTGATAATACAAGAGAGGCAGAAGAAGCAGGGATTGGAATTATTCATCAGGAATTAAATTTGCTGCCTGACCTATCTGTTGCTGAAAATATATTTTTAGATCGCCATCCTTTAAACAAATTCGGCGGAATCAAATGGGAAGAATTGTATCATAACGCGGAAAAAGTACTGGCCCGGCTTAATATGAATATTGATCCAAGAACAGAACTTGGAGATTTAACAGTTGGTAAACAGCAGATGGTTGAGATTGCAAAAGCACTTTCTTTAGATACCAGAATTTTAGTATTTGACGAACCAACTTCTGCTCTTACCGAATCAGAGATTAAGGAACTTTTTATTGTTATCAATGAATTAAGGGATAGTGGCGTTTCAATTATTTATATTTCTCACAAGATGGAAGAGATTGAAGAAATTGCAGATTCAGTTGTTGTTTTAAGAGATGGGGCAACAATAGGGGATAAAATTAACATTAATCAGGTAACCTTAGATGAAATTATTAACAGAATGGTTGGACGAGATATTAATGACCTGTTCCCCAGACATGAATTTAAGCAGGGAGATAAAACTCTGGAAGTTAAAAATATTTCTGTTCCAGATCCATTTAATCCTAAAAAAATGTTGGTAGATGATGTTTCTTTTTCAGCCTATAAAGGGCAAATTCTTGGGATTTCTGGTTTAATGGGTGCTGGAAGAACTGAGTTGGTTAATGCTATTTTTGGAGTTTATGGCAAAAAAAGTGAAGGAGAAATCTATCTTAATGGTAAAAAGCTAAATATAAATGCTCCAGCTGATGCAATTGAAAATGGAATTGCTTTAGTAACTGAAGATAGGAAAGAATTAGGTTTACTTTTAGATAAAAATCTGGTCATGAATATGACTTTACCTTCAATTAAGAGTTTTAGCTCAAAACTGGCAATGGACAATCATGCTGAAAGAGCTGTCGCTGAAAAATATGTTGATGAATTAAATATTAAAACTCCAAGTTTAGATGTTTTTGTAGAAAAACTGAGTGGAGGTAATCAGCAGAAAGTTGTTATTGGTAAATGGTTGATTACTGACTCTGATGTTTTAATTTTAGATGAACCAACTCGTGGTATAGATGTTGGTGCTAAAACTGAGGTATATAGATTGATGAATCAGCTTGTGGAACAGGGAGTTACAGTGATTATGATCTCTTCCGAATTACCAGAAATTATGGGAATGAGTGATCGGATAGTTGTCATGTCAGAAGGAAAGAAGACTGCTGAATTAGAGCGTGCTGAAGCAGATCAGGAAACAATAATGAAATATGCTACTGGTAATAAAGGAGTTGAATAA
- a CDS encoding sugar ABC transporter substrate-binding protein: MKKLSILLVVILLVSSISMAAFAQDGGGWLDNLLGDNEKEDDGLIKVGFLLKTMQEERYIKDRDAFIEKAEELGADEVIFDSANNDENLQLSKFENMLTQGADVIVLQPVNTGTSSNMVKMAHDSGVAVVNYDSLIMNSDVDVFLTQNSWAVGELQGEAMVKWFKENRGEVKGNVVLLRGQPGDSNANAFSQGVLDTVEEYEGLNLVVDQSHEGWSPDLAMATTENALTKYDNNIDAVVANNSGLASGAVRALEAQNMADSDQVFVAGSDADLLNIRYIAQGKQTVEIFKKIKPLAYKAAEVAVTLAKNSDKPIEEIVNIDRYVDNGQIEVPTVITEIVVVNQDNIMDTVVADGYHEATEIFEEE; this comes from the coding sequence ATGAAAAAATTAAGTATTTTGTTGGTAGTAATTTTACTTGTTTCTTCAATCTCAATGGCAGCTTTTGCACAGGATGGCGGAGGCTGGTTAGACAATCTTCTTGGTGATAATGAAAAAGAAGACGATGGACTTATAAAAGTAGGTTTTCTTCTAAAGACAATGCAGGAAGAAAGATATATTAAAGATAGAGACGCTTTTATTGAAAAAGCAGAAGAATTAGGCGCTGATGAAGTAATTTTTGATTCAGCAAATAATGACGAAAATCTTCAACTTTCTAAATTTGAAAATATGTTAACTCAGGGTGCTGATGTAATAGTATTACAGCCAGTTAACACTGGTACATCTAGTAACATGGTTAAAATGGCACACGATTCTGGAGTTGCTGTAGTAAACTATGACTCATTAATTATGAATAGTGATGTAGATGTATTCCTAACTCAGAACAGTTGGGCTGTTGGTGAATTGCAGGGTGAAGCAATGGTTAAGTGGTTTAAAGAAAATCGTGGTGAAGTAAAAGGTAATGTAGTATTATTAAGAGGTCAGCCTGGTGATTCTAATGCAAATGCATTCTCTCAGGGAGTTTTAGATACTGTTGAAGAATATGAAGGCCTTAACTTAGTAGTAGATCAGAGCCATGAGGGTTGGTCTCCAGATTTAGCAATGGCCACAACAGAAAATGCTCTAACCAAGTATGATAACAATATTGATGCTGTTGTAGCAAATAATAGTGGACTTGCTTCAGGTGCAGTTAGAGCTTTAGAAGCTCAAAATATGGCAGATAGTGATCAGGTATTTGTTGCTGGTTCTGATGCTGACTTATTAAATATTAGATATATTGCTCAGGGCAAACAGACAGTTGAAATTTTCAAAAAAATTAAGCCTTTAGCTTATAAAGCTGCAGAAGTTGCTGTAACTTTAGCTAAAAATTCAGATAAGCCAATTGAAGAAATAGTAAATATTGACCGCTATGTTGATAACGGTCAGATTGAAGTTCCAACTGTAATTACAGAAATTGTAGTAGTTAATCAAGACAATATTATGGATACTGTAGTGGCTGATGGATATCATGAAGCAACAGAGATTTTCGAAGAAGAGTAA
- a CDS encoding response regulator transcription factor, with the protein MKYNLLLVDDEKPIREKLINNTNWENEGYQIFSASNGEQALNIIKEKGIDILVTDIQMPKISGMNLIEKSRKNSGHLKVIVISGFAEFEYAQKSIRFGVNDYLLKPFRSEKLLEVVNKAREELIKEKNNEQRLAVLRGEISNYINENKLNTIYNWLIDDQFFQYQSLIMDRVDLNAVLKRGSKDDILKTVNKIIEELKSVNLNKEKLYVVLNNLILESFKIIKDLDYKAEDLMNTIDKNKMESINYDNLKEIEIMLKEFLLRLHDLISFNPGDKNAEMINEMKEYIAANYQDGITLSEMARKFNLSTGHLSNLFNEETGESFSDYLNMIRLNKAKELLKTTNDKIYQIADQLGFNDAYYFSSWFKKQVGASPTTYRDNINLL; encoded by the coding sequence TTGAAATATAATTTATTGCTTGTTGATGATGAAAAGCCAATTCGAGAAAAACTGATTAATAATACTAACTGGGAAAATGAAGGCTATCAAATATTTTCTGCCTCTAATGGGGAACAGGCCCTGAATATTATCAAAGAAAAGGGAATTGATATTTTGGTAACTGATATTCAAATGCCCAAAATAAGTGGGATGAATTTAATAGAAAAATCGAGAAAAAACAGTGGTCATCTAAAAGTTATTGTAATTTCTGGTTTTGCAGAATTTGAATATGCACAAAAGTCAATTCGATTTGGGGTTAATGATTATTTATTAAAACCCTTTCGCTCAGAAAAGCTGCTGGAAGTTGTCAACAAAGCTAGAGAAGAATTGATTAAAGAAAAAAATAATGAACAACGGTTAGCTGTTTTAAGAGGAGAAATTTCTAATTATATAAATGAAAATAAACTTAATACAATTTATAATTGGTTGATTGATGATCAATTTTTTCAGTATCAGTCTTTGATAATGGATAGAGTTGATCTTAATGCAGTTTTAAAAAGAGGCAGCAAAGATGATATTTTAAAAACTGTAAATAAAATTATTGAGGAATTAAAGAGTGTAAATTTGAATAAAGAAAAATTATATGTGGTTTTAAATAATTTAATTTTGGAAAGCTTTAAAATCATTAAAGACTTAGATTATAAAGCTGAAGATTTAATGAATACAATTGATAAAAACAAGATGGAAAGCATAAACTATGACAATCTAAAGGAAATAGAAATTATGCTCAAAGAGTTTTTGCTTAGACTGCATGATTTGATTTCTTTTAATCCCGGGGATAAAAATGCAGAAATGATTAATGAAATGAAAGAATATATTGCAGCAAATTATCAGGATGGGATTACTTTAAGTGAGATGGCGCGTAAGTTTAATTTAAGTACCGGTCATTTAAGTAATCTTTTTAATGAAGAAACTGGAGAAAGCTTTAGTGACTACCTTAATATGATTAGATTAAATAAAGCAAAAGAACTTTTAAAGACTACTAATGACAAAATCTATCAGATTGCGGATCAACTTGGTTTTAATGATGCTTATTACTTCAGTTCCTGGTTTAAAAAACAGGTCGGAGCCTCACCCACAACTTATAGAGATAATATAAATCTTTTATAG